TCAATACAGCCTGAATAAACCAAGACAAGACCTCTGGCTTGTGAGTGGACTCTTCTGGTGGATGGGCGGAGCACAGTCACCATTCCCTGAGATATGTCCCAGTTCCCAAGAGGCCACTGTAAATGTCCATCCTTGTACACGGACACCAGGTGCTCAGAGACAGACACAGGCACATCTGCACGCCCCCCACCTGCTCCCCGGAGCGAGGACCAGTCTCCAAACTCAGGGCAACTTTATTGTCAGTGTGGGCGGGACATTGGGAGGGGCCTCAGTCATGATAGAGGCGCAGGAGGCAGCCGCGGAGGGTGCCCATGTAGCGGTCCCAGAGGGCCTGGTGTCTGTAAGAACATGAACAGTGACAGCTGAGTTTTCACAACACTCACCATGGTGGAGGCCCTGCCCTGAGTGCTTTCTACACCTTCATTCATTTTGCCCTTAGAAAATTCTTACAGTTCTTCTCATGATGAACCCCAGTTtgtatatgaggaaactgaggcatggagaggttaagaaacctgccccaaatcacacagcttCTAAGAGGGGGAGCCAGAGCTTTGGTCCTACCCTCAGGGTAGTAGAATGAGGAACCTTGAGTCTGCGGGAGGTGAGGTCCTGGCAGGTGGCAGGCTGGGGCAAGGCCAAGCTAGACAGGAGGACAGGACTGCTCACCGGAAGCCATCGAGGGAGTGGACAGACGCTGAATACTGATTCAGGAAGAACCGCACGTCGCTGAGTGGCCAGTGGTCGGAGCGGCAGGGTTCCACAAACTGTGGGCCCAAGAGAATACTTAGCACTCGTCTAGGCCGGGAACAGGCCAGGTTGGGTGTCAGAGGGCACAACAGCTCACCTTCTCCACGAGGTCCACAAACAGGTCTCTGACATCTTTATTGTGAGTCAGCTTGGCGGCCACGTTCACCAGCCCCCGGGACAGGTTCTGTGGGGCAGGGATCCTTGGAGTTCTGCTTTCTGCCCCAGAAGTTGGGAGCTGAGCACAGAAGCTGGGGGAGGAGTAGGTCCCTCCCCAGATCCATCCACCTCCCTCCATCAACCAAGTCCCCATTGTTTATGAGCTGCTCCCGTCAGCGGCCACCGTCAGCAGCCACCAGAGGGAGCAGCAGCGCCACCTGCCGGCCAGTCTCTgggaggggcagagctgcccagtAGAGGTGGCGAACTGGAGGCTGACGATGCCAAAGGCCAGAGGCTGGATGGAACCACAGACCTTGAAGTTGGCTTCCATCTCAGAGAAGACGCCCAGCTTTCCCCGGAGAGCAGTGCACACCAGGCtgcagagacagggtcacacCTATAGCCACCTGGGCCCCTACTGCAGGCCCTGCCCCATGGCCCCCTACAAGGTCACCTCTTGTGCAGGTCCAGAAGGTCCTTGTCAGCCACTAGCACCTTGAGTTCCTTCAAGTCCTGGAGAAATTCCTTGTCTAAGTCCATGTCCATGTCATCCATCTGCGAGTCTATGAGGCCATGAAGGGGGTTGCAGTGGGTGATAAAATCCCCTTCTGGGATAGCCTAAGCCTTTCCTCACCCAATACTTCATTTCCCCCCTAgggacagaagaggaaatggagtgTCAGAGAGATGCAGTGACATGCCCCGGGCCACAGAGAGGCAATAGGCCCTCTGTCTGCAGACAAGCTGTGTGTGGGAAAACATTCTATGGGCAGGGTAGCCTGGGTGTGGGCCGCAAACAGGAGCGAATGCTGGGAACTGGGGGCCTGTGGGAGAAACTACTGGTGGGGAATCAGGTCCTGAGGATGGGGAGACATCCAGGCACCTAGGTCAATGGGGGCCTCACCGACGGCTCCAAGGGTCCAGTTTTGGATCATGAGCTCAGCGCAGAAGGCAAAGTCACCGAAGCTCAGATACTGCAgttttttcttccctgtctcaAAGCGGTTGTTAGCAAAGAAGACGATGGCTGCATAGTCCCTGCACAGAAGAGAGGAGGGTCCTCAGGGCTTGAAATTCcttcttaggccgggcgcggtggctcaagcctgcaatcccagcactttgggaggccgagacgggcggatcacgaggtcaggagatcgagaccatcctggctaacacggtgaaaccccgtctctactaaaaaatacaaaaaactagccgggcgaggtggcaggcgtctgtgttcccagctacttgggaggctgaggcaggagaatggcgtaaacccggaaggcagagcttgtagtgagctgagatctggccactgcactccagcccgggcgacagagccagactccttctcaaaaaaaaaaaaaaaaaagaaattccttctTAGTAAGCAGCTGCAACCTCAGCTGGGTGTCCGAGTTCTGGCCTCTCTCCGCCTCAAGTTGCTGTGTGACATGTCTCAAGTCACTTCTCTACGCCCTTTCCCCATCTGTGCGAAGAGAAGGTTCCAGCCCAAGTTTCCTAGTGCATACAGTGGGAGACCATAAGGGTAACAGTtactatttactgagcacttcctAAGTGCCAGGGCTGTGCCATGGCTTTACATATGGCATCTCTCAACAACCCAACTGGAAATCGCTGGACTGTGCTTTGCATCCAGGTCAGTCCGGTCCAAAGTACAGACcaagttgggtgcggtggctcaagcctgtaatcccagctactcgggaggctgaggcaggagaattgcttgaaccgggaggcagaggttgcagtgagccgagattgcaccattgcattccagcctgggcaacaagagtgaaactccgtctcaaaaaaaaaaaaaaaaaagtacagactAAAAGTGGGATAATCACTCCCCCAGCATACTAAGGAGGTCAGAAGGGTTGGGGTAGGGAAGGTGGACAAGCCTCAGGGCCCAGGGAAGTAGTGTGCAGGATGGGGAGGTGGCTAGCTCCTCACCTGGCCAACCGGTCAGAGAGGAGAAAGTGTTGCTGAATATTGTCCACCAGGGAGCCCCGCATTTCCTCTACCACCTTGAAGACTCGCTTAAAGTTGTCAAACTGCAGGGCAGTTAGGGTAGATACAAGAGAGGACTGGTCAGAGTGTCCACCATGTCGCTCACCCAATAAACCACTTACTGAacatccctcccttccccatccaCCTATCCAGTCGGCAAGTGCTGATTTAGCATCTGTTATTCCTTCAACCAACTATTGGTTATTAGTACTTGTTATCAACTCAAATGCTTAGCAGCTCCTGCCGTATCTTGCCTTGGATAAATGTTTACTCAATCTTATCTCTAAATCCAACCCCATTTTAGCACCATGCTCTCCAGATCTTCACAAGTTTGAGTTGGAACAGACTTTCCTGGCTAAGCCCCaggaactaaaaaataaaaaacaaatgctaaGCTATAAACAGAAAGCTCACAGGAGATACAAAAGAAAGGCATCAAAGGCCCAGAAGGGTTACTTCTTCCTGGCGTACCAAAAAGGCTTGTGGAGAAGGTGGCATCTCATCTCCTGTCTTGGATTTCAAGACGTAGATATTGCCAAGAACAGTACCCTCCAGGTAGAGCAACATGAGTAAAGGAAAGCCTGGGGGCTGGAGAAATGTAAGCCTAGAGAGGTCTGCAGGGACGAGATCACAGGACAGTCTATAGGTCAAAGCCAAGAAGTGCAGCTGCTACCCAGGACGCAGTGGGAGCCCAAAGTCAGATCTGGGCTTCTGAAAGGTCACTCTGGCCATACAGTACAGGATAGCTTGGAAGGAGCAAcagggagccaggcacagtggctcacgcctgtaatcccagcattttgcgaggccaaggcagatgatcacttgaggccaggagttcaagacaagcccggccaacatggtgaaaccccgtctttactaacaatacaaaaattagccgggtgtggtggtagacgcctgtaatctcagctactgcagaggctgaggcacaagaatcgcttgaacccagtaggcggaggttgcagtgagccgagatcacaccactgcactccagcctggggcacagagcaagactctgtctcaaaaaggaaaaaaaaaaggggggggggaaaggggaagggaggagaagacTAGGTATGAAGCTGCTGCCACAGTCAGAGGCTGGAGCTGGGGCAGTGGTCAAAGGGAGGGAGTGAAGTGCAAATGGGATGCTGTGTCTGTGTGGGTGCAGTGCCCACCTGTCTCCGGCAGCTCTTGAGGGTGATGCCTGTTTTGGTGCTGATGTCATCCAGGTCTTTCTTGGTGCCTTTGGACAGCTTCTTGCCCAGCACCTCCCGAACAAAGGCCTCATCAAAGGCATAGTACCTTGTGGAGTCAGACACCACCATTGACCCCCCCataaaagagaggaaagggggcCTGGAGGGGCCTGGCAGGGCCTGGGTCTGACCCCTTCTGCTCTCAACTTTCTGATGGCTGGGTAAGTCCCATCCCTCCCTGGGCCTGTTTCAGCTGGGAAAATGGGTATACAGTCAGACTGGTTGATGTCTCCACCATCCCACAGGGTGAGCACCTCTCGATGAGTAGTGCCTGCCGGGAGGGCGGAATCTGGAAGATGAGCTGGTGCAGTAGCTTGGGTGGTGCGTGCAGCAGCCGCTCGAG
The genomic region above belongs to Papio anubis isolate 15944 chromosome 12, Panubis1.0, whole genome shotgun sequence and contains:
- the FIBP gene encoding acidic fibroblast growth factor intracellular-binding protein, encoding MTSELDIFVGNTTLIDEDVYRLWLDGYSVTDAVALRVRSGILEQTGATAAVLQSDTMDHYRTFHMLERLLHAPPKLLHQLIFQIPPSRQALLIERYYAFDEAFVREVLGKKLSKGTKKDLDDISTKTGITLKSCRRQFDNFKRVFKVVEEMRGSLVDNIQQHFLLSDRLARDYAAIVFFANNRFETGKKKLQYLSFGDFAFCAELMIQNWTLGAVDSQMDDMDMDLDKEFLQDLKELKVLVADKDLLDLHKSLVCTALRGKLGVFSEMEANFKNLSRGLVNVAAKLTHNKDVRDLFVDLVEKFVEPCRSDHWPLSDVRFFLNQYSASVHSLDGFRHQALWDRYMGTLRGCLLRLYHD